GTCGTGACGTCCGGTGTCTGGGCGGACGCGAGCTGTCCCCACAGGAGACAGGGCAACAACAGCAGCAGGGTGCGGAGGTTCATCATGGGTGCTGGGGTCCTTGGTTTGGGGCAGGCCGCCTCCAGAGCAACGCGTGTGCCAAGACCCGCTCCCCCGGAAGCGCCCTCCAGCACGGCATGCGTTGGCGTTGCCCCGGCTTGCTCCATACTGGAGGCACGATGCGACGCGACGAGTCTGGCCTGGTGGTGCTGCCCGCGCGGCTCGCGGGAGTGGACGGGGTCCGCGTCGCGGGGGATACGCGGCTGTGGTCCGGCGTCTCCACGCGCTACGGCGTCACGGTGGTCTACGCGGGTGCCTTCGACTTCTGGTACCGAGGGCGGGCCTGGACGCAGGCCGAAGGGGTGCTGAAGTTGAAGGAGCCGGGAGAGGTGCACCGCGACCTGCGCGTGCATGCGCCGGTGACCGCCCAGTCGCTGACCCTGGCGGTGCCGGTGGTGGAGGGAGCCGCACGCGAGCTCGGGCTGCGCGCACCGCCCCACCTGCCCGCGCTCTCTGGCGGTATCGGACGCGCCGAGGCGCTGGCCCTGCACGCGGCGCTGAGGGATCCGGGCAGTGATGCGCTCGCGCTGCAATGCCTGCTCGCCGGGATGCTCGCGGCGCTGCTGGGCGCGAGCGCCAGCGCGTCAGTGGAGGCGGTGCCCCGCGCACGCCGCGCGGCGCTGCGTGCACGCGACCTGCTGCACGCCTCGGTCGTGAAAGGCGTCAGCCTGGAGGCGCTCGCGCTGGCCTCGGGCCTGGGCCGCTTCCACCTGCTGCGCACCTTCCGTCAGGAGCTCGGGCTGACGCCCCATGCCTACCTCACGCACCTGCGCGTTTCGCGGGCGCGCGAGCTGCTTGCCCGGGGCGTCCCCGCCGCACGCGCGGCCCTGGAGGTGGGGCTCTACGACCAGAGCCAGCTGCACCGGCACTTCGTGCGCATCGTCGGCACCAGCCCGGGGGCCTACGCGCGCGCCGTGCGCGGCACGTCAACTTCGCCCAAGAAGGGCGCGGAGCGGGTGCCACATCCTCGCCGCTGAGTCCGCCGTCGGGTCGGTCCCGCCGCCGGAGCCTTCGCGAGGTCCCGCACCATGCTCCTCTCCCTGTCCCTCCTGGCGGCGCTGCTCGGCGCAGCGCCGACCCCACCGCCCCAGGAGTTCCACGTCACCTGGCTCGGCCACGCCGGCTTCGAGGTCGTCTCGCCCGGGGGCACGCGCCTGCTCATCGACCCCTGGTTGAAGGAGAACCCGCGTGCGCCCGAGGCCTGGAAGGACCTCGCGCGCCTCGCACGGACGCCGCCCGCGGCCATCCTGCTCACGCACTCGCACGGGGACCACGCGCAGGACGTGCACACCCTGGCGCGCCTGAGTGGGGCTCCCGTGGTCGGTACGGGGGAGACGCTGCGCTGGCTCAAGGTCCCGGAGGCCCAGCAGCTCACGGTGAACGTCGGCGGCTCCACGCGCATCGGCGACGTCACGGTCCACGCGGTCCCGGCCATGCACTCGTGCGAGCCTGACGGTCGGCCCCTTGGCTACGTCCTGGTGCTCCCCGGGGGACGCTCGCTCTACCACACGGGCGACACCTGGCTGTTCGGCGACATGGCCCTGGTGCAGGAGCTCTTGCACCCGGACATCGTCCTCCTCAACGTGGGCGGCGGGCGCTACGGCATGGACCCCCGGACCGCGGCGCTCGCGGTGCGCAAGTACTTCCGGCCCTCGGTCATCGTGCCCATGCACTTCGGCACCTTCGAGCCGTTGGCGACCGAGGCCCAGGCGCGCGAGGCCCTTGGAAGCGATACACGCGTGCGCTGGCTCACCCCGGGCATCGCCGCGTCACTTTGAGTGGCCCCCCGGGCTGGAGGAGGGGAAGCGAGCGAGGCCCGCGGCCCCCGGAAGCGGCGCGCGTGACTCCTGATCCGGCGTTCGGCCACACCGGTACCCGGGTGTTGCATGTTTCACCGGAAGTCACTGATGCGACTTCGCGTTCCCGGCTTACATGTCGAGGGCACCTGTCCTCGCCGGCGGAGACCTCTCCTCCATGTACACCCTTGATGAAGCACTCTGGCCGCTGGTCATCGTCCAACGCGGCGACACCACGACGGACCAGGAGATGGAGAGCCTTCTTCAGAGCCTTTCCAACCTCATCAAGCGACGCGAGCCCTATGTCCTGGTGATTGATTTCTCCCGGTCCCGTCCGCTGACCCATTCACAGCGGATGATGCTGGCGGATCATCAAACCGCGACCGCGGACCTGGCGCGCGAGCACTGCAAGGGATTCTTCGTGGTGGTCAACTCGGCCACCGCGAGGCTGGCGAGGGCCGTCACCAGCTTCATCCGGCCCTCCACGGACCAGCATGAGGTGGTCGCGTCGCTGGAGGAGGCGCTCGAGCGCGCCGCGCTCCGCTTCGAGGAGGCGGGGGTGCACATGGGGGCCTTCATTGCCCGGGCCCATGCGCGGCGGCTGAAGGCCGGTCTTGCCCCGAGCAGCTCCAGCGCCCGTCACGACTGAAGGCTTCGCCCCCCGTCCTGGCCCCGTGGGACGCGGGAGGTGGCAAGGCTTGTGTGCAAGTCCTGCACGACCACGGCAAGCCTTGCCGTCGTCCTCGCGGCCTCGCAGGGGGAGCCACACGGCATACGCGGTGCACTCCAGGGGCTCCACCCGGAGGCATCATGCAACGCGTTCCACTCTTGTTGGCCCTCGCCGGCCTCATCCCCACGGGGGCCCTGGCGGCGCCTTCCGTCACGAAGCTCCTCCCCCAGGACGCGCTGGTCCACTGCAGCCCCGGCACTCCGTGCGTCCAGCCCACGGCGGACGGCGTGGTGGCCCCCCTGGAGTACGCCGACGGCAAGAAGTTCCCGCTGCAGGACTTCGTGAACGGAGGGCCCAACGGGGACCTGTTCCTCTACGTCTCCGACAACGCCAGCTACACCGCGGACGAGTGCAACGTGGGGAAGCCCCAGAACCCCTGCCACGCGCAATCCCTGTTCATTGGCATGCGCCTGCCCCGGCCCAGGAACGCCAGCGGGAACCTCGTGGGCCTGGAGGGCACCGTCAACGTCTGGCTCGACGCGAAGCGCGGCGAAACCCTCCAGCAGGTCCCCGGCGCGTACGTGCCTCGTGGCGAGGACCGGCGCATTACGCTGAGCTACTCCACGGTCAAGGGCTACGCGAACACCGTGCAGAGCAAGGGGGACCTCCTCAACGGTACGAATGGCTGGATCGCGCTCGCGGCCCCCACCGAGGCCTGGCCCACCACCGTGAACGTGTCGAGCCCTGCCTCGGACCCGACCCACGTCCACATCGAGTTCGAGATCAAGCTGGCGCCGGGCCTCCCCGCCGGAGGCGCGAGCGAGCCGCTCCTGGCCACGGTGCGCAAGCTGGGACTCGGCATCGAGCACACGCCCATCCCGACGACCTCCGCGCAGACGGTGGGTGGCGGCCGGTTCCCCAACTTCTCGGGCCCGTCGGCCGGAGGCACCCTGACGGGCGCCTGGGAGACGCTCGAGTTCGCGAGCCCGACCCCGATTCCACTCAGCTTCGCCATGTGGAACGTGGGGCAGATGCCCGATGTGACGGCTTGGGTCGACGATGGCGGCTCGGGTGAAATCGATACCGTGGCCCAGCGGATCTTCCGGAAGGAGGTCGCATGCATCTCCGAGATCTGGATGGCCCATGAGCGCGGCGAGCTCATCGAGAAGGTCAACGCGCTGCGCGCGAACGCGCAGCTGCCGCCCATGCAGGCCGTCACCGAGCTGAACGACAACGTCCTCCAGCCGTCCCTGTTCAGCACGGGGCTGGTGTTGCTGTCCTCGCGGCAGATCCTCGAGGGCGGGGTGCACCACTTCCCCTTCGGCATGTGCACGGGCAGCGACTGCGCCCAGGCCAAGGGTGTGCTCTGGGCGCGCATCGCCACGCCCGCAGCGACGGCCCCCGTCATCGTCGACGACCACGACGTCCCCACGGTCGCCGCCGGGACGGACTACGCGGAGTTCGTCGACGTGTTCTGCACGCACGTCAACGCGGGAGACAACACGTCGGGGCCCGACACCACCGCGCGCGAGAACCAGTTCTCCAACATCAAGGCCTACGTCCAGCAGGTGCGCCAGGGCGGCCCCCTGACCGACACCGTGTTTGGCTTTGACGTCCATGACGCCTTTCCCCAGGGCACCTGGCCGAGCGGCCTGGACCGCCCCGCCTTCCTGCTGGGGGACCTGAACACCCTGGGGCCCAAGGGCGCGGAGACGGACGTCGGCTTTGCCCACTACGCGGACATGGTGGGCCCCGGCCTCCTCGACATCCGCAAGCTGAGCGAGTTCGACAAGGCCAACACGCAGTTCTCCGAGACGCGGGACCTGGCCCGGGCGGTCTCCGGGCCGGACCCGATGGCGGCCGGAACGTGGCTGTCCAGCGTCTGCACCGACAACGTGGTGAACGAGCTGAACGCCAAGAAGCGGCTCGACTACGTCCTGGTGTTCCCCGCCGAGGACACCCTGGACTTCCCCGCGTTCGCGTTGCTCAACGGCTCCACGGCGAGCGTCAACCCGCACTTCGATCCCACCTCCGGCAGCGAGGACTCCGAGGGAAACCTCATCCAGCAATGCCTGTCGGATCACGCCATGGTGGAGGTCACCGTGCAGTTGGCGCGCGTGAAGGACGTCGTGAAGTACAACCCGATGAAGAAGCACCGGATCGAGTACGCCGTGAAGCAGGTCACCGACCTGGAGACCGCGAGCGGCTGCTGCGCGGACTGGTTCACGCCCCGCGTGCTGATGACCGCCAATGGCCTCACGCAAGTGAACGCCTTCCCGAACATCCTCGAGGACCAGACCATCTACCCGAACTGGCTCGTGCACACGGGCCCCGACAACCTCTTCCCCTTCCCGGACCTGCCGGTCGGATTCTCCGGGACGGTGAACATGACGTCGGCCATCTGGGAGTCGGACTCCGGCCCGAACGACCACTACGACTCCACCCCCGAGAGCAGCGCCCTCCTGGCGGCGGACGACAAGGACGCCCACTTCACCTTCTTCGCGAACAGCGGCGTGCTGCGCCGGGTGAAGGGCGAACTGCTGGCCATGGACTGGCTCACCGGGGTCGAGCTCCTGGGGAGCTTCATGGACGGCTACGAGAACGGCATCACCGTGGAGACCGCGGGACACGACACGGCCACGGGCGACAACGCCCGCGTGCGGCACTACTTCAACGTGAAGGAACTGGAATCGCCATGAGCACGATGAACCTGAAGTGCGCGGTGCTTGCACTGGTGCTGGGCGGGACGGCCCAGGCGGTCGAGCCGATGGTGCCCTACGACAACTTCAACCCGATGGAGCCCAACCCTCCACGCGCGACGAAGATCCGCGGCATCGACCCGGCCCGGTGGGTGGAGGAGCAGACCGGCACCCGGCTGGACTCCGTCCGCGAGCTGGCCTTCACCCGCCTGCGGTTGATGAGCCGTTCGGACTCGGGGGCGGGGCGCTTGGGCCTGCTCTTCTCCCAGTCACCGGCGGTGACGGCCATGGCGGCGAAGGTGCGCCTGAACAACGCCAGGAGCACCGGGTGCACGGCCCCGGCGGGGACTCCGGCGGCCCAGAGCACCGCCGAGCTCACGGGCCACTTCTTCAACACCCGGGGCGCGGTGGGAAGGAGCCTGCAGGACGACGTCACCGCTTCCATCCGCACCGTCTCGCGGTCCACGGACCCCGTCGGCTCCAATGCGCTGCGGGTGGAGGCGGTCATCGAGCGGTGCACGAACTCCACGTGCTCGACACGCACGCAGCTCTTCGCGGCGGACCTGGGCCTGGTCCACCAGGGCGAGCAGGCGGCGCTGCGGCTCCAGTGGGACGTGGCGAATCACCGCTTCGTGTTCCAGCGGGACACGCAACCGGAGGTGTACGGGGCCTACACCGTGACGGACACCCATGCGCCCGGCAACTCCGGCAAGGCCCTGGTGGTGACCCACGACCTGCCCACCTGCACCAGCGGCACCCCCGCGCCCCTGGGGTATGCGAACGCGTACTTCCACGACGTCTTCGTGAACGAGTCCGCGGCGCCCGCCCCCTGACGGCAGCCGCGAGCTACAGCACCTCTTCGTAGGCGCTCTTCCAGCTGTAGCTCCCGTCCTGCTTGCCCACGATGGAGGTCTTCGCCGGGTCGATGTAGATGGTCAGCACGCTCCCATCGAGCGAGACCTTGGTTCCTTCCGTCGACAGCTTGCAGACCGTCTTGGTGACGGCCTCCTTCACCGCGGCCTTGCCATCCGCGGTGCCGCAGACCTCGACCAGGGTGCCCACGGCCATCTGGCATGCGCTCTGGGTCCGGTCCTTCATCGGGTCGAAGGCGGGGTAGGTCGACCTGTCGTAGCTGCTCTTCACCGCCGACCCGCAGGCCTTGTTGACCGCGTCCTCCTTCTTCTTCAGCTCCGCGTCATAGACGGCCCAGCCGTTCTTCTGGGCCACGGTGAGCCGCGCGGGCTTGGAGGCGGACTCGTCCGCGATGGCGAGCGAGGCGAACAGGCAGAGGCACAGGGACGGAATCCGGAACATGAAGGCTCCTGGTGGAAGCGGTGTGCGGGAATGCGGACCGCCGCTCCTCGAGGGAAGGGCCCCGGGGAATTCTTTTGCATTTGTGCTCAGTGTCTTTCTCTACCCAGCTTCCGCGCGCCCGCTTCTCGTGGTCTTACAGGGATGCCGTGGTAGCAGATTTTTCCCGGCCCACGGCTCAGTTCCCCCGCTGAGAAATGGAGTTCGCGATGAAACACCCTCTCTTGAGCATGTTCGGGCTCGCCAGTGTTGTCTGCGCCGCGAGTGCCCCCTCCGTCGCCGAGGCCCAGGTCCCGCCTCCGGCCTGGGTGCGCCAGCTGGGCGCCACCCTGGATGAGCAGGCCAACGCCGTGGCCGTCTCCGGCACGAGCGTCTACGTGGTAGGCCAGACGACCAGCCAGCTCGGCGTCGAACCGAAGGCCGGCGGTCAGGACGCGTTCGTTGCCCGGTATGACACCACCGGCAACCTCCAGTGGGTCCACCAGCTCGGCACCTCGGGAACGGACCGCGCCATCGCCGTGACCACCGACGCGGACGGCAATGCGTACGTCGCTGGCACCACCTTCGGCGGCTTTGATTTCTATACCAATTCGGGCGGCATCGACTTCTTCATCGCCAAGTATGACGCCGCCGGCAATCGCCTGTGGCTGCGCCAGAACGGCACGCGGATGGATGACTTCGCCACCGGCATCGCCATTGGCGCGGACGACACCCTGTACTTCACCGGCTACACCGGTGGCAGCTTCGCCAACGGCGGCAATCCCAACAACTACGACATCGTCGTGGCGCTCTACGACACGGGGGGCAACCCGTACTGGCTCCAGCAGTACGGCACCGCCATGAACGACGTGGCGCGCGGCATCGCCGTCACTCCCACTCACGAGGTCTACGTCGTCGGCAACACCTCCGGCAGCCTCGACGGCACCACCGCGCCGGTGAGCAGCGACATCTTCCTGCTCAAGCTCGACATCCTCGGTGCCCAGCAGTGGGTCCGGCAGATCGACGCGGGCGACCTCGATGACGCAAAGAGCGTCGCCGTGGGCCCCGACGGCGCCGTCTACCTCGCTGGCGAAACCTTCGGCAGCCTGGATGGCAACACCAACTCCGGCACCATCGACGTGCTGCTCGCCCGCTACGACAGCGCCGGCAACCGCGACTGGAGCCGCATGCTCGGAGGGACGCAGCCCGACTACGCGTTCGGCGTCGCCGTCACTCCGGACAACGTCGTGCAGGTCGTCGGCTACACCTCCTCCACGCTCGACGGCAACCCGCAAGCGGGCCTCTCCGATGCCTTCCTCACCCGCTACGACGCGCTCGGCAACAAGCAGGGCACCCGCACCCTGGGCACGCCGAGCCCGGACATGGCCCGCGGCGTGGCCGTGGACGCCACCGGTGCCACCTACGTCGTCGGACAGACGTACGGAAGCCTCGGCGGCAACACCTCCGCCGGCGGTTACGACGCCTTCCTCGCCCGCTTCTGATTCGACAGACACCCCTGTGCGTACGAAGGCCTGCTCCCCCGGGACGCCCCATGGGAGAGCAGGCCTGTTCGCGACCACCGCCGGGCTACACCCGCCGCGGGTCGCTCAGTACGTGCAGCGCAGGACCTGGCGGTAGGTGCCGCACTGGCTGAAGTCCGTCGTGCCCGCGGGCGTGTCTACCGGCGCAGCCCGACGAACAGGTTCCCGCTCTGCTGGATGTTGAGCCGCAGGTACGTGGCGGCATCCGCGCAGGCGCCCCGTCCGGTCTCCAGCCGCAGCACGTTCCCGTCCAGCGTCAGGTCCCCCGTCGCCAGGCAGCCGCCGATGTCGGTGCCCTTGAGCCAGTCGTCCATGTCCAGGGTCCCGCCGAAGGCGGCGGGATGGTCCGCGAACTCCCTGGGCAGCCCTGTCGGGATGCCCCGGATTTCGAAGCGCATGGGCTCGTCCGACTGGAATGCGAACTCCAGCATGTGGGGCCTGCCCTTGTAGATGAAGCGCGCGCGAAGCTGGAAGCTGGGGTGCTCCGGTGTCCCCGGGGCCCACCGCGTGTCGATGGCGTCGTAGGAGACGCGAGGGACGAACACCTGCTCGCCCCCCACGGTCAGGGGCCTGGCCGAACCCACCTCCACGGGGCCCGGTAGGTGCAGCACGCCATGACTGCCCTCTTCGGGGCCCGGGAGGTAAGGCGAGTCAGGGATGCTCGCCACGGCGTCCTCACAGGACATCGCTGGGGAGAGGAGCTCCTTGGCGTCCTCGCAGCGCATCGTGGGTGGCAGGTCCATCCGCAGGTCCGCCAGCCTGTACGTCAGGCTGTCCACCTTGAAGTAGATGCGGTCGGCCGAGCCGAAGGCATCCGGGGCCTGCTCGAAGCTGCTCGTGCCCAGCACGAGCGTGTCCGAGCCGTAGCCGAAGTCGAGCAGGTAGGCGTTGCTGTCGGAACCACCGCAGGCAGAGAGGGCCAGGGTGGCGGTGAGGCCGAAGGTCCGGCGCCAGGAGGCTGAAGTCATGTGGAAAGGAGGCCTTGGGTTTCGAGGTCCTGCCGGCAGCCGTATCGCTCGCTGAGCGGTCCGGGCACGGCTGTGTCTCCACAATCGCACGTTGCGGGGCTCGGCGGGCGTTGCCAGGGGGGAGCCCCCTCGCGGTGCTGACCAGCCGCGAGGGGGCCGAGTGGGGCGACAGCCTCCGGGCTACACCTGCCGCGGGTCGCTCAGTACGTGCAGCGCAGGACCTGGCGGTAGGTGCCGCACTGGCTGAAGTCCGTCGTGCCCGCGGGCTGCGAGTGGTAGCAGTTGGAGACAACGGGGTCGCAGGGCGGGCTGGGCCAGACGTCGTAGGCGTCGCCGTCGGTGAGCGCGAGCTCCGTCACGCGCGCCACCAGCCGGGCGGTCTTCTGCATCGTCGCGCCGTTGTCGCCCCCCGCGCTGAAGTTGAGCGGGACCGTGTGCGGGTCCATGGCCTGCTGGAGCGTCGGGTAGGACCAGTCGAGCTTGTAGTTGGGCCGGCCCCAGACGGACGGGATGCCGTCGGGCGCCGTGACGGAGAGCCAGTCGATGTACCCGGAGGCCGAGGCGTGGCCCCGGTACAGGAGGTTGTTGTTCGGCTGGATGACGTAGCGGGGGGTGACCGCCTCGTCGATCCAGATGCCCGAGTCACCGCGGAAGTCGAAGAAGCGCGGGGCTACCACGATGCGCGCGGTGTACGCGCGCGGCGTCCCCGTGTTCGTGGTGACCTTGACGAAGAGCGGCAGGCCCGAGAGCACCGTGTTGAGCTCGTAGCCGTCGTGCAGGACGATCTCGAACCGGCGCTCGCTGATGATGTTCGCGTCGCCGAAGGCGTCATCCGGGACGAAGCTGAGGACGTCCGCGAGGTAGCGGTTCGCGGTGGCGTGGATGACGAGGGCGCGCACGCCGTCACGCTGCTCGAAGGTGCCGAGCGTCTCGAAGCTCAGCTCGTTGTCGCCCACCGAGGCGTAGAGGCGGGTCGCCGTCGCCGCGGCGGTGCTGACGCCCAGCTCCTCCGGGGACTCGGATTCGATGGGGGTGTTGTCACAGGCCGCGAGCGCGGCGAAGCAGGTCAAGGCAAGGGCGCGTAGACGCATGGGGATCTCCAGGTGAGGAATTCCCTGTATCACACGCCAGTGACACCGCACCTGCCTGGGATTGTGCCAGCCTTGTCACACATGCGTGAGGCGTGCTCGCCACGGCGCTTCCTCCCGGTGGGGGAATCGGGTCCACTTGGCGCCCTTCCACGAACGGGTGCCTCCTCCATGACGAAGAAGACGGCTGCTTCCGATGTGAACCCGACGGGTCTCTCCCGCCGTACGCTCCTCGGGGCCGCGGCGGCCGTGACGGGGGCGCTGGCCGCCCGCGATGCGCGCGCCGCCACGCCGACCGCCGCCGCGCCCGGGGCCTTCGCGCTGGAGGAGGTGACGGTCGCGGAGCTGCGCGCGGGCCTGGAGTCGGGCAGGTACACCGCGCGTGGGCTGACGGAGGCCTACCTCGGGCGCATCCGTGCGCTGGACCGCACCGGGGACCTGCCGCTGTGCTCCGTCATCGAACTGAACCGGACGCGCTCACGCTGGCGGACGCGCTGGACGCCAAGCGCAAGGCGAAGGGCGCGCGCGGGCCGCTGCACGGCATCCCCGTGCTCATCAAGGACAACATCGCCACGGCCGACAGGATGCAGACCACCGCGGGCTCGCTCGCGCTGGTGGGCGCCGTCCCCCCGCGTGACGCCTTCATCGTGGAGCGGCTGCGCGCCGCCGGCGCCGTCCTCCTGGGCAAGACGAACCTCAGCGAGTGGGCCAACTTCCGCTCCACGCACTCGACCAGCGGCTGGAGCGGACGCGGCGGCCTGTGCCGCAACCCCTATGCGCTGGACCGGACCCCCTCCGGTTCAAGCTCCGGCTCGGGCGCGGCCACCGCGGCCAGCTTCTGCGCCGTGTCGGTGGGCACGGAGACGGACGGCTCCATCGTCTCGCCCGCGTCCGCGTGCTCGCTGGTGGGCTTGAAGCCCACGGTGGGGCTCGTCAGCCGCGCGGGCATCATCCCCATCTCCTCGACCCAGGACACCGCGGGCCCCATGACGCGCACCGTGGCGGACGCCGCGGCGCTGCTGAGCGTGCTCGCGGGTGAGGACCCACTCGACGCGGCCACCGCCGCGAGCAAGGGCCGCGCCCACCCGGACTACACGAAGTTCCTCGACCCCCAGGGGTTCAAGGGGGCGCGCATCGGTGTGCCGCGCGAGCGGCTCTTCGGCTACCATCCGGCCACGGACGCCATCGTGGAGCGCGCGCTCGAAGTGATGAAGGCGCAAGGGGCCGTGCTGGTGGACCCGGTGACGCTGCCCAACATGGCGAAGCTCGACGAGGCCGAGCTGGAGGTGATGCTGTATGAGTTCAAGGCGGGCCTGGAGGCCTGGCTCGCACAGCTCGGCGAGGGCGCCCCCGTGCGGACGCTCGCGGACCTCATCGCCTTCAACGAGAAGCACCGCGAGCGCGAGATGCCGTACTTC
Above is a window of Corallococcus caeni DNA encoding:
- a CDS encoding metal-dependent hydrolase codes for the protein MLLSLSLLAALLGAAPTPPPQEFHVTWLGHAGFEVVSPGGTRLLIDPWLKENPRAPEAWKDLARLARTPPAAILLTHSHGDHAQDVHTLARLSGAPVVGTGETLRWLKVPEAQQLTVNVGGSTRIGDVTVHAVPAMHSCEPDGRPLGYVLVLPGGRSLYHTGDTWLFGDMALVQELLHPDIVLLNVGGGRYGMDPRTAALAVRKYFRPSVIVPMHFGTFEPLATEAQAREALGSDTRVRWLTPGIAASL
- a CDS encoding amidase, producing MLRHRTEPDALTLADALDAKRKAKGARGPLHGIPVLIKDNIATADRMQTTAGSLALVGAVPPRDAFIVERLRAAGAVLLGKTNLSEWANFRSTHSTSGWSGRGGLCRNPYALDRTPSGSSSGSGAATAASFCAVSVGTETDGSIVSPASACSLVGLKPTVGLVSRAGIIPISSTQDTAGPMTRTVADAAALLSVLAGEDPLDAATAASKGRAHPDYTKFLDPQGFKGARIGVPRERLFGYHPATDAIVERALEVMKAQGAVLVDPVTLPNMAKLDEAELEVMLYEFKAGLEAWLAQLGEGAPVRTLADLIAFNEKHREREMPYFGQELLLQARKKGPLTDAAYKKALATCRRYSRAEGLDAVMNQHKLDALVAPTQAPAGPIDLVLGDHWLGSSSTPAAVSGYPSITVPAGDVHGLPVGVSFIGRAWSEPVLLKLAYAYEQASHARRKPTFVRSVDLRGA
- a CDS encoding SBBP repeat-containing protein is translated as MKHPLLSMFGLASVVCAASAPSVAEAQVPPPAWVRQLGATLDEQANAVAVSGTSVYVVGQTTSQLGVEPKAGGQDAFVARYDTTGNLQWVHQLGTSGTDRAIAVTTDADGNAYVAGTTFGGFDFYTNSGGIDFFIAKYDAAGNRLWLRQNGTRMDDFATGIAIGADDTLYFTGYTGGSFANGGNPNNYDIVVALYDTGGNPYWLQQYGTAMNDVARGIAVTPTHEVYVVGNTSGSLDGTTAPVSSDIFLLKLDILGAQQWVRQIDAGDLDDAKSVAVGPDGAVYLAGETFGSLDGNTNSGTIDVLLARYDSAGNRDWSRMLGGTQPDYAFGVAVTPDNVVQVVGYTSSTLDGNPQAGLSDAFLTRYDALGNKQGTRTLGTPSPDMARGVAVDATGATYVVGQTYGSLGGNTSAGGYDAFLARF
- a CDS encoding helix-turn-helix domain-containing protein, translating into MRRDESGLVVLPARLAGVDGVRVAGDTRLWSGVSTRYGVTVVYAGAFDFWYRGRAWTQAEGVLKLKEPGEVHRDLRVHAPVTAQSLTLAVPVVEGAARELGLRAPPHLPALSGGIGRAEALALHAALRDPGSDALALQCLLAGMLAALLGASASASVEAVPRARRAALRARDLLHASVVKGVSLEALALASGLGRFHLLRTFRQELGLTPHAYLTHLRVSRARELLARGVPAARAALEVGLYDQSQLHRHFVRIVGTSPGAYARAVRGTSTSPKKGAERVPHPRR